The following are encoded together in the Desulfococcus multivorans genome:
- a CDS encoding dihydropteroate synthase — translation MMLVSDNLQITHPDIDRAVRTLDPAPIQDLVRRCVAAGADAIDINSGPLVREPEKKMAFLVAAVRSVTDLPVFLDTTNPKAMEAGLRAAKGRTVINGFSLEPAKLEYILPLAGKYDVDIIGYLLYPNSHVPGDESERLGVAVTLFEAFQKAGGNPERLIIDPIVAPVMWENGNRQNMAILSVIRTLPDLLGFPVRTVAGLSNLTTGPGPRDRKRRLEAAYLPMLAEAGLTMALMNVLHTETVQTARACEALIGDRIFTWAGW, via the coding sequence ATGATGCTGGTTTCGGACAATCTGCAGATCACCCATCCCGACATCGACCGTGCGGTCCGGACGCTGGATCCCGCGCCCATTCAGGACCTGGTTCGGCGGTGCGTCGCCGCGGGCGCCGATGCGATCGACATCAATTCGGGTCCCCTGGTGCGGGAGCCCGAGAAAAAGATGGCCTTTCTGGTGGCGGCAGTCCGGTCGGTCACCGACCTGCCGGTGTTCCTGGACACCACCAACCCGAAGGCCATGGAAGCCGGGCTTCGGGCCGCGAAGGGCCGGACCGTCATCAACGGATTTTCCCTCGAGCCCGCCAAACTGGAATATATCCTCCCGCTGGCCGGGAAATACGACGTCGACATTATCGGGTATCTGCTCTATCCCAACAGCCACGTTCCCGGCGACGAATCCGAGCGGCTCGGCGTGGCCGTGACGCTTTTCGAAGCCTTCCAGAAGGCGGGGGGCAATCCGGAGCGGCTGATCATCGATCCCATCGTCGCTCCGGTCATGTGGGAGAACGGCAACCGTCAGAACATGGCCATCCTCTCGGTGATCCGCACCCTGCCCGACCTTCTCGGGTTTCCCGTGAGAACCGTCGCCGGTCTCTCCAACCTGACGACGGGCCCGGGACCCCGGGACCGGAAACGGCGTCTCGAGGCCGCCTATCTTCCCATGCTGGCCGAGGCGGGCCTGACCATGGCCCTCATGAACGTCCTCCACACCGAAACGGTGCAAACGGCCCGTGCCTGCGAGGCCCTGATCGGAGACCGGATCTTTACCTGGGCCGGCTGGTAG
- a CDS encoding CpsD/CapB family tyrosine-protein kinase codes for MSKLKKALEKAKSEYPSIQLHTPEKREVTPIPVPGEPSVPRREVNVNYSNTKVRPVSHDQLRQNKIFALFSQEKVNDQIKTLRSQVLNKLKKLGANDFMITSANPGEGKTFTSINLGVSIAQELDKTVLIVDTDLKNPAKDHYDFAKDFFSVDVETGLADVLQGKVDLNDALINPGIDKLTILPGGTYLHNSSELLGSPQMERLVKDIRSRYKDRIVIFDAPAVLACSDPFQLTKFVKNVLFVVEEDKTTGDDLRKALKLLTDIEMIGMVLNKSRTN; via the coding sequence ATGAGCAAATTGAAGAAAGCCTTGGAAAAGGCCAAAAGCGAATATCCGAGCATCCAGCTTCACACCCCTGAAAAACGTGAGGTGACGCCCATTCCCGTTCCGGGCGAACCTTCCGTTCCGCGGCGTGAGGTGAACGTCAACTACTCCAATACGAAGGTCCGGCCGGTATCTCATGACCAGCTGAGGCAAAACAAGATATTTGCCTTGTTTTCACAGGAGAAGGTCAACGATCAGATCAAGACCCTCCGGTCTCAGGTCCTGAACAAACTGAAAAAACTCGGGGCCAACGATTTCATGATCACCAGCGCCAACCCCGGCGAAGGCAAGACGTTCACGAGCATCAATCTGGGGGTCAGCATCGCCCAGGAACTGGACAAGACGGTCCTCATCGTCGACACCGATCTTAAGAATCCGGCAAAGGATCACTATGATTTTGCAAAGGATTTTTTCAGTGTCGATGTCGAGACGGGTCTCGCGGACGTGCTTCAGGGAAAGGTCGATCTCAACGATGCCCTGATCAACCCCGGCATCGACAAGCTCACCATCCTCCCGGGGGGGACTTATCTTCACAATTCCTCGGAGTTGCTGGGTTCGCCCCAGATGGAACGGCTTGTCAAGGACATCCGGTCGCGGTACAAGGATCGGATCGTCATCTTTGACGCCCCTGCCGTCCTGGCCTGTTCGGATCCGTTTCAACTGACCAAATTCGTCAAGAATGTTCTTTTCGTCGTCGAGGAGGACAAGACCACCGGCGACGATCTCCGAAAAGCGCTCAAGCTCTTGACCGATATCGAGATGATCGGCATGGTGCTGAACAAATCGAGGACGAACTGA
- the cbiB gene encoding adenosylcobinamide-phosphate synthase CbiB → MSISMGLLVLPAAFVLDFFIGDPQFAHHPVRYMGRAVAFMEPRFRRLPMPLAASGGLFALFLVLGTWAAAALGIAGAGLVSPVLRTILEIVLLYFCISSRGLSTAALEIYGLLRTGDLRKARSRLSLIVGRETQTLSETGVARAAVETTAENLVDGFVSPLFFFLLGGVPLAAAYKMVNTLDSMVGYKNDTYRAFGMVSARIDDVANYLPARLAVPVIALAAQLLNRRGIGAFRRAVQEGRRHGSPNAGYAEAAFAGALQVKLGGPNIYHGRRVDKPYIGGGFADVVPRDIPRACDLMELAAFLWFVVIGFAGMFTAALGG, encoded by the coding sequence ATGTCCATATCCATGGGCCTGCTGGTGCTGCCCGCCGCTTTTGTACTCGATTTCTTCATCGGAGATCCCCAGTTCGCTCACCATCCGGTGCGCTACATGGGCCGGGCCGTCGCCTTCATGGAGCCGCGCTTTCGACGGCTCCCGATGCCCCTTGCAGCGTCCGGGGGTCTTTTTGCCCTTTTCCTCGTTTTGGGGACCTGGGCTGCCGCCGCACTCGGGATCGCGGGGGCCGGCCTCGTATCCCCCGTGCTGCGGACGATTCTGGAGATTGTTCTGCTCTATTTCTGCATCTCCTCCCGCGGGCTTTCGACGGCCGCCCTTGAAATCTACGGCCTTCTCAGAACCGGGGATCTCCGGAAGGCCCGTTCCAGACTCTCCCTGATCGTGGGCCGGGAGACCCAGACGCTTTCCGAGACCGGGGTCGCCAGGGCCGCCGTGGAGACGACGGCGGAAAATCTCGTGGACGGATTCGTTTCACCGCTCTTCTTTTTTCTGCTGGGCGGCGTGCCGTTGGCGGCGGCCTACAAGATGGTGAACACCCTCGATTCCATGGTGGGGTATAAAAACGACACGTATCGGGCCTTCGGCATGGTCTCGGCCCGCATCGACGACGTCGCCAACTATTTGCCTGCCCGGCTGGCCGTTCCGGTCATCGCCCTGGCGGCCCAGCTCCTGAACCGCCGCGGTATCGGGGCCTTCCGGAGGGCCGTTCAGGAGGGGCGACGCCACGGCAGCCCCAATGCCGGTTATGCGGAAGCCGCCTTTGCCGGCGCCCTGCAGGTGAAGCTGGGAGGGCCCAACATCTACCACGGCAGGCGCGTGGACAAGCCGTATATCGGGGGCGGCTTTGCCGATGTCGTTCCCAGGGATATTCCCCGGGCGTGCGACCTGATGGAACTGGCGGCGTTTTTGTGGTTTGTCGTCATCGGGTTCGCGGGGATGTTCACTGCGGCATTGGGGGGCTGA
- a CDS encoding ExeA family protein yields the protein MYEKFYGLKEKPFQILSDPAYLFMSKVHESAYTHLEYGILENKGFVVITGEIGSGKTTLINYLLEKIETNITTALVNNTLVKPADLLKMLCQDFEIEVKGLDETELMTAFYQFLVEQYTLGKRVILIIDEAQNLSLEALEQVRMLSNFELDKQHLFQVILVGQPELRYKLRQKALEQLAQRVSVHYHISGLDAGEVVDYVKYRLKIAGVEGRDIFQEDALEAVWAYSRGIPRLINILCDTALVYGFADGLETIGRDVVDSVIREREVGGFNPLNVKEDDEEGYVGFDEGGGASAPDRRFPVERKLEMIENRLDDLEKRMINLMDGSGRRDQLILELFNLLQDNLKGRYRILGKLHSNGRKNHNKQSSELMPVKGDVRFRF from the coding sequence ATGTATGAAAAATTTTATGGGCTGAAGGAAAAGCCTTTCCAGATTCTTTCCGATCCGGCCTACCTCTTCATGAGCAAGGTCCACGAGAGCGCGTATACCCATCTCGAATACGGTATTCTGGAGAACAAGGGCTTTGTGGTCATCACCGGTGAAATCGGCTCCGGCAAAACGACCCTGATCAACTATCTTCTCGAAAAGATCGAGACGAATATCACCACGGCGCTGGTCAACAACACCCTGGTAAAACCCGCCGATCTGCTGAAAATGCTGTGCCAGGATTTCGAGATCGAGGTCAAGGGGCTGGACGAAACAGAGCTCATGACGGCGTTCTATCAGTTTCTGGTGGAGCAGTACACCCTGGGAAAGCGGGTTATTCTCATCATTGACGAAGCCCAGAATCTCAGCCTGGAAGCCCTGGAGCAGGTCCGGATGCTGTCCAATTTCGAATTGGACAAGCAGCACCTCTTTCAGGTGATCCTGGTCGGCCAGCCCGAGCTGCGGTACAAGCTGCGGCAGAAGGCCCTGGAACAGCTTGCCCAGCGGGTTTCGGTGCATTACCACATCAGCGGCCTCGACGCCGGGGAGGTGGTCGACTACGTCAAGTATCGCCTCAAGATCGCAGGGGTGGAGGGCCGGGACATCTTTCAGGAGGATGCGCTGGAGGCTGTCTGGGCCTATTCGCGGGGGATTCCCAGGCTCATCAACATCCTGTGCGACACTGCGCTGGTGTATGGTTTTGCCGACGGACTGGAGACCATCGGCCGTGACGTCGTCGATTCGGTGATCCGGGAACGGGAAGTCGGCGGTTTCAATCCACTGAACGTTAAAGAGGATGATGAAGAGGGTTACGTCGGATTCGATGAGGGAGGGGGGGCTTCCGCACCGGATCGTCGATTTCCCGTCGAACGGAAGCTCGAGATGATTGAAAACCGTCTCGACGATCTTGAAAAGCGCATGATCAACCTGATGGACGGCAGCGGGAGGCGCGACCAACTCATCCTGGAGCTTTTCAACCTGCTTCAGGACAATTTGAAAGGCCGATACCGCATTTTAGGGAAATTGCATTCCAACGGCCGCAAGAATCACAACAAGCAGAGTTCGGAGCTCATGCCGGTAAAAGGGGACGTTCGCTTCCGATTTTAA
- a CDS encoding GumC family protein, whose amino-acid sequence MADQKLEWKDVKSFIRRRRRSFIIAFLITFISFVILALALPSIYRGETTILIEDRQIPENLVQSTITSYAEERLNVIQRQVLSNDRLRDIIEEFDLYPDIREAEGMGAAIGAMKEAIGLEPESTAFMDPKTGRPMSVTIAFLLSYAGRDPETVQKVTNVLGRLFLEEETRIKERITGATTDFLMAEAEALKARIQEHEQKITAFKSAHFGELPEHNKVNLDAVARLERELDQIDMQIRSLQEQKISLQGQRMSVDPLMPVQVDGQNVARNPSEQLKSLRLKLISLQSVLSDKHPDVKKLKREIEKLEGQVGASGVSGEEIKRLDDLRVRLAGLKSRYGARHPDVVKLEKEIDILERSIAGQRRSGDTRRMAREVPDNPLYISLTTQIASIDASIAGLVSDKASVRNDLARYRQRIETAPMVEKEYGELTRDYTITKEKYDEIMNKLMTAKVAQGMEEGQHGQRFEIKSQAYLPTKPYKPNRIAIMLLGFVLASSFAFGVAAVREFFDHSVKNDKELSELVSVPVLTVISNVQTRQERVKGMLRGLAWAFAVFAVVLIGAKVLDEFVPIREIWDSMILNAKNM is encoded by the coding sequence ATGGCAGATCAAAAATTGGAATGGAAGGACGTCAAAAGTTTCATCCGGAGGCGGAGGCGATCGTTCATTATCGCTTTCCTGATTACCTTCATCTCTTTCGTCATCCTCGCGCTTGCGCTGCCTTCCATTTATCGCGGGGAGACGACGATCCTGATCGAGGATCGGCAGATTCCGGAGAACCTGGTTCAGTCGACCATCACATCCTATGCCGAGGAGCGGCTGAACGTCATTCAGCGGCAGGTGCTCAGCAATGATCGTCTCCGGGACATCATCGAGGAATTCGACCTGTATCCGGATATCCGGGAGGCGGAAGGCATGGGGGCTGCCATTGGGGCCATGAAGGAAGCCATCGGGCTCGAACCCGAGAGCACCGCTTTCATGGATCCGAAAACCGGCAGGCCCATGAGCGTCACCATCGCATTTCTCCTCTCGTATGCAGGGCGGGATCCTGAAACGGTCCAGAAGGTGACGAACGTTCTCGGCAGGCTCTTTCTGGAGGAAGAAACCCGGATCAAGGAGCGCATCACCGGCGCCACCACCGATTTTCTCATGGCCGAGGCCGAAGCCCTGAAAGCGCGAATCCAGGAACACGAACAGAAGATTACCGCATTCAAAAGCGCGCACTTCGGTGAATTGCCCGAGCACAACAAGGTGAATCTCGATGCGGTTGCGCGGTTGGAGCGGGAACTCGACCAGATCGATATGCAGATTCGCAGTCTCCAGGAACAGAAGATCTCCCTTCAGGGCCAGCGGATGAGCGTCGATCCGTTGATGCCCGTTCAGGTGGACGGTCAGAATGTGGCGAGAAATCCTTCGGAGCAGCTCAAATCCCTGCGTCTCAAGCTGATCAGTCTGCAATCGGTTCTGTCGGACAAACATCCGGACGTCAAAAAGCTCAAGCGTGAAATCGAGAAACTGGAAGGCCAGGTCGGGGCGTCCGGCGTCAGCGGGGAGGAGATCAAGCGGCTCGACGACCTGAGAGTGCGGCTGGCCGGGCTGAAAAGCCGTTATGGCGCCAGGCATCCGGATGTCGTCAAGCTGGAAAAGGAGATCGACATCCTGGAGCGGTCCATCGCCGGCCAGAGAAGAAGCGGTGATACCCGCAGAATGGCGCGGGAGGTGCCCGACAACCCGCTGTACATCAGCCTGACGACCCAGATCGCCTCCATTGACGCCTCCATCGCCGGCCTCGTGAGCGACAAGGCGAGCGTTCGAAACGACCTCGCCAGATATCGGCAGCGGATCGAGACTGCGCCGATGGTTGAAAAAGAGTACGGTGAGTTGACCCGGGATTACACCATCACCAAAGAGAAGTATGATGAAATCATGAACAAGCTGATGACCGCGAAGGTGGCCCAGGGGATGGAGGAGGGGCAGCATGGTCAACGGTTTGAAATCAAAAGCCAGGCCTACCTGCCGACCAAGCCTTACAAGCCGAACCGAATCGCCATTATGCTGCTGGGCTTTGTCCTGGCCTCGAGTTTCGCGTTCGGGGTCGCGGCGGTTCGGGAATTTTTCGATCACTCCGTCAAAAACGACAAGGAGTTGAGCGAACTGGTCAGCGTTCCCGTGCTGACGGTCATCTCCAATGTCCAGACAAGACAAGAGCGCGTCAAGGGAATGCTTCGGGGACTGGCATGGGCTTTCGCCGTTTTTGCGGTTGTCCTGATCGGCGCGAAAGTCCTTGACGAATTTGTGCCCATTCGGGAGATATGGGATTCGATGATTCTTAATGCGAAAAATATGTGA
- the cbiR gene encoding cobamide remodeling phosphodiesterase CbiR, with protein sequence MTSLPDPSGAYPPPPLSVKGRYPFRLGTTSFIYPDDYLPNVQVLGPHLDEIELLMFESRRADSLPAGATIDALARLSAEMDVGYNIHLPTDVSLAAEDPDERARASAVLGRFVSATAPLSPSAYALHLPFDGGATDPDGIGHWQAAAAQGIGRLLETGAPRNLLAVETLDYPFAWAAPLVEAFDLSVCMDIGHLILYGVDLAAFFKRFRRRIRLIHLHGVRFTRDGAGRDHVGLEEMPPEHFAAVMAILKDFDGVVSLEVFSHRHLAPSMKHLDAAWTAAGRKYTP encoded by the coding sequence ATGACGTCTCTTCCGGATCCGTCCGGAGCCTATCCGCCGCCGCCCCTATCCGTGAAGGGACGGTACCCGTTCAGGCTGGGCACGACCTCCTTCATCTACCCGGACGATTACCTCCCCAACGTCCAGGTGCTGGGGCCTCATCTCGATGAGATCGAGCTGTTGATGTTCGAGAGTCGCCGGGCCGACAGTCTGCCGGCCGGAGCGACCATCGACGCTTTGGCCCGGCTCTCCGCCGAAATGGATGTGGGCTACAACATTCACCTGCCCACGGACGTCTCCCTTGCCGCCGAGGATCCTGACGAGCGGGCGCGGGCCTCGGCCGTGCTGGGGCGGTTCGTCTCGGCGACGGCGCCGCTCTCGCCGTCGGCTTACGCCCTTCATCTGCCGTTCGATGGGGGAGCCACGGATCCCGACGGGATCGGGCATTGGCAGGCAGCCGCGGCTCAGGGAATCGGCCGTCTCCTCGAGACCGGCGCTCCGCGAAACCTGCTCGCCGTCGAGACCCTTGACTATCCTTTCGCGTGGGCGGCACCCCTCGTGGAGGCCTTTGATCTCTCCGTCTGCATGGACATCGGCCACCTGATCCTTTACGGTGTCGATCTTGCCGCGTTTTTCAAGCGCTTCCGACGCCGCATCCGTCTCATCCATCTCCACGGCGTCCGATTCACCAGAGACGGCGCAGGCCGGGACCACGTGGGGCTCGAGGAGATGCCTCCCGAGCATTTCGCCGCCGTCATGGCGATTCTCAAGGATTTTGACGGCGTGGTCTCCCTGGAGGTTTTTTCCCATCGGCACCTGGCCCCGTCGATGAAACATCTGGATGCAGCCTGGACGGCTGCCGGGAGAAAGTATACACCATGA
- a CDS encoding SPFH domain-containing protein — MHRIPEAGSGEIKYGAQLTVRENQAGVFFYQGKAVGVFGPGRHTLKTANIPLLTKIAAMPWGFTSPLRAEVYFVNMKTFTNLKWGTRDPVAFKDAALGLIRLRAYGVFNLRVVQPVLFINRMVGTQGVYTTADVSAYLSQVIVSRFNDTLGEILDTLARLPARYDAISQRLSRRLREDFGHFGLLLTHLYIGAVTPPAEVQQAIDDQSRMEVIGDMDRLLRMKAAMAVEKAAGSGAGDGMGAGLGLMMPAMFAQYLAPSASGGRTPEPGSGFACPECRSRIPEDARFCPQCGHQQVIFSQCANCGKNLTPNARFCPRCGCSTTEKPLNRPCGACGAENLPGAVFCNQCGERM, encoded by the coding sequence GTGCACCGGATCCCGGAGGCGGGTTCGGGAGAAATCAAGTACGGGGCGCAGCTGACGGTTCGGGAGAACCAGGCGGGGGTCTTTTTCTACCAGGGAAAGGCCGTGGGGGTTTTCGGCCCGGGCCGCCACACCCTCAAAACCGCAAACATCCCGCTGCTCACCAAGATCGCGGCGATGCCCTGGGGGTTCACAAGTCCCTTACGGGCCGAGGTCTACTTCGTCAATATGAAGACCTTCACCAACCTGAAATGGGGGACACGGGATCCCGTGGCCTTCAAGGACGCGGCATTGGGGTTGATCCGGCTCAGGGCTTACGGCGTCTTCAATCTCCGCGTCGTCCAGCCCGTCCTTTTCATCAACCGCATGGTGGGCACACAGGGGGTTTACACCACGGCGGATGTTTCGGCCTACCTCAGCCAGGTCATCGTCTCCCGCTTCAACGACACCCTCGGAGAGATCCTGGACACCCTGGCCCGGCTTCCGGCCCGGTACGATGCCATATCACAGCGTCTTTCCAGGCGCCTCCGGGAGGATTTCGGCCATTTCGGCCTCCTTCTCACCCATCTTTACATCGGCGCCGTGACGCCCCCCGCCGAGGTGCAGCAGGCCATCGACGACCAGAGCCGCATGGAGGTCATCGGCGATATGGATCGTCTGCTGCGGATGAAGGCGGCCATGGCCGTGGAAAAGGCTGCGGGATCCGGGGCCGGGGATGGCATGGGCGCGGGCCTCGGGCTGATGATGCCCGCCATGTTCGCCCAATATCTGGCCCCTTCGGCTTCCGGCGGTCGGACGCCTGAACCCGGAAGCGGTTTTGCCTGTCCTGAATGCCGGAGCCGGATTCCGGAAGACGCCCGCTTCTGTCCCCAATGCGGCCATCAGCAGGTGATCTTCTCCCAGTGTGCCAATTGCGGAAAGAACCTCACCCCCAACGCCCGGTTCTGCCCCCGGTGCGGCTGTTCGACGACGGAAAAGCCGTTGAACCGGCCCTGCGGCGCATGCGGGGCGGAAAACCTCCCCGGCGCCGTTTTCTGCAACCAGTGCGGAGAGCGGATGTGA
- a CDS encoding outer membrane beta-barrel protein, whose amino-acid sequence MMTDIKRKLWVGAVLMFSLVMPLSASAQDIRFTPRLGVTGEYNDNILFLRNDRTDDFILSLAPALELGYNTESLALNSLAGISFRRYLSDDDYDREDYYVYLNGTYRMTEKMTVNGRFNYIQDYAAESRIVDLAEPDVDFDELPVDPGIETFFSERKYYRAWAGMQYRLTEISELGVKYRYLRNDYDLEENNDYDRNVVDLTYFRALNNQRDRIGPRLGYTYNDSDISEYDSYNLALAWHHLFTETLSLYTDIGVRYTEESFKDSNVEDDDWGGTANIWLTKRGETRVLDLGFSHDIGTASNGRAVNVSRLFCRLNQFITERLYFDFKGNFFVTNEDNYSNFDDVEIFLDVIPSLRYQMTEDHAVRLAYSYTIDYDRSLEDDRDRHRNRVWVMFEFGFPNTL is encoded by the coding sequence ATGATGACGGATATCAAACGGAAGTTGTGGGTCGGTGCGGTGCTGATGTTCAGCCTTGTGATGCCGCTGTCGGCATCCGCGCAGGACATCCGCTTTACCCCCCGCCTGGGCGTCACGGGGGAGTACAACGACAATATCCTTTTTCTCAGAAACGACAGGACCGACGATTTTATCCTGAGCCTCGCTCCCGCCCTGGAGCTGGGCTACAACACGGAATCGCTGGCGTTGAACTCCCTGGCCGGCATTTCTTTCAGGAGATATCTCTCGGATGATGACTACGACAGGGAGGATTATTATGTTTATCTGAATGGAACATACCGGATGACCGAGAAAATGACGGTGAACGGGCGGTTCAATTACATTCAGGATTATGCAGCCGAGTCGCGGATCGTCGATCTGGCGGAGCCGGATGTCGACTTCGATGAGCTTCCCGTCGATCCGGGCATCGAAACTTTTTTTTCGGAACGGAAGTACTACAGGGCCTGGGCGGGCATGCAATATCGGCTGACGGAAATCTCGGAGCTGGGGGTCAAGTACCGGTACCTGAGGAATGACTACGACCTCGAAGAGAACAACGACTATGACCGGAATGTCGTCGATCTGACTTACTTCCGGGCGCTCAATAACCAGAGGGATCGCATCGGGCCGAGGCTGGGCTATACCTATAACGACTCCGACATCAGCGAATACGACAGCTACAACCTGGCGTTGGCCTGGCATCATCTGTTTACCGAGACCCTGAGCCTCTACACCGATATCGGCGTCCGATACACCGAAGAGAGCTTCAAAGACAGCAATGTAGAAGACGACGACTGGGGCGGCACGGCCAACATATGGTTGACGAAACGGGGCGAGACCCGCGTGCTGGACCTCGGTTTCAGCCATGACATCGGAACGGCGTCGAACGGCCGGGCCGTCAATGTCTCCCGGCTTTTCTGCCGGTTGAACCAATTCATCACCGAACGATTATATTTTGATTTCAAAGGCAATTTTTTTGTGACGAATGAGGACAATTATTCCAACTTCGACGATGTCGAAATCTTTCTGGATGTCATTCCCTCCCTGCGATATCAGATGACGGAGGATCACGCCGTCCGATTGGCATACAGCTATACGATCGATTATGACAGGTCCCTCGAAGACGATCGGGACAGGCATCGGAATCGCGTCTGGGTCATGTTCGAATTCGGCTTTCCCAACACTTTATGA
- a CDS encoding GNAT family N-acetyltransferase, with protein sequence MHYTPLLVNVHDVTFDDYLQSLSKAAKKNYKSIIKINEDLEYAKIDFDAALVDQFMRMWERQIVGNRFAKWSFSLQYLQYLNERKMLSCFVARKKEKQDDIISLHFVEQHDGYVECYAPIYDKIKHMDRSIAKYMWFNLIRYAVQDPGIEWLDLGGGNIGTWKDLLIRHSEGKTKSYKWQYVSKIIKDNPMAEKDYIREMVLFPYRKYIKEEGSNGKTSKYELKKRIIVLLYYNKGQRLNKIVEFIKNRFRKPSASENI encoded by the coding sequence ATGCACTATACCCCTTTGCTGGTCAATGTTCATGATGTGACATTCGATGACTATTTACAAAGCCTGTCAAAGGCCGCAAAAAAAAATTATAAAAGCATCATCAAAATAAACGAAGACCTTGAATATGCGAAAATAGATTTCGACGCGGCATTGGTCGATCAATTCATGCGGATGTGGGAGAGGCAAATTGTCGGGAACAGGTTTGCCAAATGGAGCTTTTCTCTTCAATACCTGCAATATCTCAATGAGAGAAAAATGTTATCCTGTTTTGTCGCCAGAAAAAAAGAAAAACAGGATGATATTATATCGTTGCATTTCGTTGAACAACATGATGGTTATGTCGAATGTTATGCACCGATATATGATAAAATCAAACATATGGATCGTTCGATAGCAAAATACATGTGGTTCAATTTAATCCGTTATGCCGTCCAGGACCCCGGGATTGAATGGCTTGATTTAGGTGGTGGAAATATTGGAACCTGGAAAGATCTCCTGATTCGACATTCTGAAGGAAAAACAAAATCATATAAATGGCAGTATGTTTCTAAAATTATTAAGGACAACCCGATGGCGGAGAAGGATTACATCAGGGAAATGGTACTGTTTCCATATAGAAAATATATTAAAGAAGAAGGATCCAACGGGAAAACAAGTAAATATGAATTAAAAAAACGCATTATTGTACTATTATATTATAACAAAGGACAAAGACTGAATAAAATTGTCGAGTTTATAAAGAACAGGTTCAGGAAGCCGTCGGCTTCAGAAAATATCTGA
- a CDS encoding polysaccharide biosynthesis/export family protein produces the protein MKIKGLLIAGILVLTCMTSAYALETGFGVGPGDVLEISVWKDESLSRQVVVPPDGMIAFPLIGDVNVRNMTVTEIRKNVTQRLKEYVQDAVVTVMLLEINSTKAYVIGKVNNPGVFPISMDTSVMQVLSMAGGLNPFAAESRIHVLRRQKDKTLKFPFDYKEVLKGENLNQNITLQRGDVVVVP, from the coding sequence ATGAAGATCAAAGGATTGTTAATCGCCGGTATTCTGGTCCTGACCTGTATGACAAGTGCCTATGCCCTGGAAACCGGATTCGGCGTCGGCCCCGGCGACGTCCTGGAGATTTCGGTATGGAAGGATGAGAGCCTGAGCCGCCAGGTGGTGGTGCCGCCGGACGGCATGATTGCATTTCCGCTCATCGGCGACGTCAATGTCCGGAACATGACCGTCACGGAGATCCGGAAAAACGTCACCCAGCGGCTGAAGGAGTATGTCCAGGACGCCGTCGTGACGGTGATGCTCCTCGAAATCAACAGCACGAAGGCCTATGTCATCGGAAAGGTCAACAACCCCGGGGTGTTTCCCATTTCAATGGACACCAGCGTCATGCAGGTCCTTTCCATGGCGGGCGGACTCAATCCCTTTGCGGCTGAAAGCCGTATTCACGTTCTCAGACGGCAGAAGGACAAGACCCTCAAGTTCCCGTTTGACTATAAGGAGGTGCTCAAAGGAGAGAACCTCAATCAGAATATCACCCTCCAGCGGGGGGATGTCGTTGTCGTGCCGTGA
- a CDS encoding GNAT family N-acetyltransferase, with amino-acid sequence MKIIEKNAQNLRIYVYDLTNPITENRLEKYHMGKATILDFIRSYFYGNTKLNFMRWLVRKDDYFIIRDRNTIIAWARICYKSTKEVELGSKEASLISGFTVKAYRNRGMHTALIKQMMIYLKNKGFKRCIVWAEENNMASRAVIEKNQFTLVSSPPKNIDVPLGE; translated from the coding sequence ATGAAAATTATAGAAAAGAACGCACAGAATTTGAGAATTTATGTTTACGATTTAACAAATCCAATAACAGAGAATCGCCTTGAAAAGTATCATATGGGTAAGGCTACCATTTTGGATTTCATCAGGAGTTATTTTTACGGGAATACAAAATTAAATTTCATGAGATGGTTGGTCAGGAAGGATGACTATTTTATTATTAGGGACCGAAATACAATTATTGCGTGGGCACGAATTTGTTATAAAAGTACAAAGGAAGTGGAACTGGGATCAAAAGAGGCATCACTCATATCCGGTTTTACAGTAAAGGCATACAGGAATAGAGGAATGCACACGGCCTTGATTAAACAGATGATGATCTATTTGAAAAACAAGGGCTTTAAAAGATGTATTGTCTGGGCTGAGGAAAATAATATGGCATCGAGAGCTGTCATTGAAAAAAATCAATTTACTTTGGTGAGTTCGCCCCCAAAAAATATTGATGTCCCACTCGGGGAATAG